The genomic DNA GGCCAGCCCATTGGTCTTCAGGGCTTTCTTCAGATCGCCGGCGACGCTGCGCACGAGCTGGGTTCGCTTGCTCGTGCGCTTGTCGAGGTGGCGGGCGATCACCTCGTAGCGGTGGGGGCTCAGGTGGCGAAAGCCCAGGTCCTCGAGCTCCTCGCGCACCGTGTTGATGCCCAGGCGATTCGCCATGGGCGCGTAGATCTCGAGGGTCTCGCGCGCGATGCGGCGGCGCTTCTCCGGCTTGAGCGCGCCTAGTGTGCGCATGTTGTGCAGGCGATCGGCGAGCTTGACCACGATCACACGGATGTCGTCGGTCACGGCAAAGAGCATCTTGCGCAGGCTCTCCGCCTGCTGCTCGGCCTTGGACTGGAAGCGGATCTGATCCAGCTTGCTCACGCCATCGACGAGGTGGCCGACCTGGCCGCCGAAGCGCTCTTCGATCTGGGCCCGGGCCGTGCCCGTGTCCTCCATCGTGTCGTGCAGCAGGGCCGCGACCACGCTCGGTTGATCCAGGTGCAGCTCAGCGAGGATGCGGGCGACGGCGACGGGATGGGTAATGTAGGGCTCGCCCGTGCGCCGCGTCTGCCCGCGGTGGGCGCTGGCGGCGAAATGGTAGGCATCGAGTACCGTCCCCACCTGGCTGGCGGAGAGGTATTTGCGCGTGGCCGCCAGCAGCTCGCGCAGGCCGGCCGACTCTCGGCCACGCGGAATGGCGGTCAGCGGGGGCCTCCTCGGCGCTGGGCGCGAGGGTGGGGACAACCGCCGATGCCCCGCTGGCGCTCGGCGCCGGCAGGGCGGTTCGCACCGAGAGGCGCGGGGCTATACCTCGGGGTCTGGCTGCTGGGCCGGTACATCGGCGGATTCCTGCGCGGAGTGCGCTTCGGCTTCCACCGGATCGGGCTCCGCCACTTCCTGCTCGGCCAGAATCTCCGGCCCGACGAAACCGAGGGCGATCTCGCGCAGGGCGACCACCGTGGGCTTGTCGTTTTCGATATCGACGAACGGCTCAGCGCCATTGGCGAGCTTGCGGGCACGCTTCGATGCCACGAGCACGAGTTCGAAGCGGTTATCGACGCTTCCCAGGCAATCCTCGACGGTAATTCTGGCCATGCAGTCCTCAGTCCAACGTGGGGGTGCTACTAGTCTCGGGGCGCTCGGCTGACGAGCAC from Pseudomonadota bacterium includes the following:
- the rpoZ gene encoding DNA-directed RNA polymerase subunit omega — encoded protein: MARITVEDCLGSVDNRFELVLVASKRARKLANGAEPFVDIENDKPTVVALREIALGFVGPEILAEQEVAEPDPVEAEAHSAQESADVPAQQPDPEV